The Firmicutes bacterium CAG:345 genome contains a region encoding:
- a CDS encoding unknown (no significant homology to UniProt) codes for MKKYILYKCADNEFYEKFSYLNQDEPELYQQSWLKVLKFDEILSCLTQSDRKRKDLFIHLDHIDYCNSITYNHATIYVENNKLVLEEDNSDNLLRLILLRLGRIIFLDYRNNYIKTINHRLNI; via the coding sequence ATGAAAAAATATATTTTATATAAATGCGCTGATAATGAATTCTATGAAAAGTTCTCATATTTAAATCAAGACGAACCTGAACTTTACCAGCAATCTTGGTTAAAAGTTTTAAAATTTGATGAAATATTATCATGTTTAACACAATCCGATAGAAAAAGAAAAGATTTATTTATACATTTAGATCATATAGATTACTGCAATAGCATCACATATAATCACGCGACTATCTATGTAGAGAACAACAAACTTGTCCTCGAAGAAGATAATAGTGACAATTTGTTAAGACTTATTCTTTTAAGACTTGGAAGAATAATTTTTTTAGATTACAGAAATAACTATATAAAGACAATAAACCATAGATTAAACATATAA